From Nicotiana tabacum cultivar K326 chromosome 15, ASM71507v2, whole genome shotgun sequence, the proteins below share one genomic window:
- the LOC107797641 gene encoding uncharacterized protein LOC107797641: MLQQGHLKELLSDKRRTNFARGRERQGLPKQPLSARTINTIIGGGGDTSINSVKFTTTHKLKRFITRKRYDGLDESIIFDESDADGLIFPHNDAFIFTLRILDTDVKRIIVDDGRGACIIHPRVLTQMMLEDKIVSRCITLTSFNNVVERTSGEITLPVFAGGVTLEMIFHIMDQATKYNAIVGRPWIHPMRAIPPAYTK, translated from the coding sequence ATGTTACAGCAAGGGCACCTCAAAGAGCTGTTAAGCGATAAGAGGAGAACCAACTTCGCCAGAGGACGTGAACGTCAAGGCCTGCCAAAGCAGCCATTATCAGCTCGTACCATCAACACGATCATCGGCGGCGGCGGCGACACCTCTATCAACAGCGTAAAGTTTACCACCACTCACAAGCTTAAACGGTTTATCACCCGTAAACGGTACGACGGACTCGatgaaagtatcatcttcgatgagTCGGATGCTGACGGTTTGATTTTCCCTCATAATGATGCCTTCATTTTTACTTTACGCATTTTAGATACCGATGTCAAACGCATCATTGTGGACGATGGAAGAGGTGCgtgcattatccatccccgagtccTTACCCAAATGATGCTTgaggataagatagtgtcgcGCTGTATCACGCTAACCAGTTTTAATAATGTAGTTGAGCGGACATCCGGGGAAATTACACTCCCCGTCTTCGCCGGCGGCGTGACTCTGGAGATGatattccacatcatggaccaggccACTAAGTACAACGCCATagtgggacgaccatggatacaccccATGAGAGCCATACCTCCAGCCTataccaagtaa